One Triticum dicoccoides isolate Atlit2015 ecotype Zavitan chromosome 5B, WEW_v2.0, whole genome shotgun sequence genomic window carries:
- the LOC119308304 gene encoding probable xyloglucan endotransglucosylase/hydrolase protein 16, with protein sequence MLRGSLWRLLAVAVAVSAATGAVAALKAGRSLHRDFDDGWVVELALDRETGSRLESKDRYLFGRFDLDIRLVAGMSAGTRDHRFLQPSSDEGGGSAQPWPWHLPWESRAAPSWGWMTRGLPGGRRWVEEAEMQHILFLSSLLTTRPEEFIVARHMVD encoded by the exons ATGCTGCGTGGCTCCCTCTGGCGGCTcctggccgtggccgtggccgtgtcggcggcgacgggggcggtggcCGCCCTGAAGGCCGGTCGGAGCCTGCACCGGGACTTCGACGACGGATGGGTGGTGGAGCTAGCGCTGGACCGGGAGACGGGGTCCAGGCTGGAGTCCAAGGACCGGTACCTCTTCGGGCGGTTCGATCTCGACATCAGGCTCGTTGCCGGCATGTCCGCCGGGACCCGGGACCATCGCTTCCTTCAAC CCTCCTCTGATGAGGGAGGTGGCTCGGCCCAGCCATGGCCCTGGCACTTGCCATGGGAGAGTAGGGCGGCACCGTCGTGGGGGTGGATGACCAGGGGATTGCCAGGAGGCCGGCGGTGGGTCGAAGAAGCAGAGATGCAGCACATTCTCTTCCTCTCTTCCTTGCTGACGACGCGTCCGGAAG AATTTATAGTTGCCAGGCATATGG TGGACTAA